The sequence below is a genomic window from Sphingobacterium sp. ML3W.
ATCTTCCGCTCATCATCAACCATCAGCCAGATCGACACCACCAGAACATCATGTTTTTGCGCCAATTTTGCCAGCACCGTACTCAGGTACCACCATCTATCGCCCAAAGGCATATAAATACCATGCTTCAACTTGGGCCCAGCACCCATATTACCATCCAGATAGACCAATATCTGTATACCCTTTTTCATTGCATATTGAATACGCCATATCGACCGATTGTCCTCTACATTGATCAAACAAATGTGTTCAGTTACTTTGGTAGTAAGCATTTGATGGTGGTAATCTTCATATACCTGTTTACTCACGAGAACATATAAAGGCAGATTTAATTTGGCCAGTAGCTGCGCCAATAGGTGGTAAGGCCCGATATGGAACGAAAACCAAACACATCCCTTCCGCTGCATTTCAGGCCAGGCAGATAACTCCTGAATCGCACCCAGCAGCCCATAGACCTCATTATCTGCTAATGTACTTCTATGGAGCAGTTCATTAGCCTTCATCATCAAGTAGCAATGCATAACGTCCAATTCGGGCAGAGCCCCATAAACATTGGTCACATAATGCGAAAAATCTCGGATTTTAAAAGAAAGATCACCGTTGTCAAAACGATTGTTTATTATATTCATAGCGAGAAATTGAGATAAGCAAGTAAAGGCTGTCTTTACCAAAGACAGCCTATACATACCTTACAACCAAATAATATCACTTTTCTTTTCCCCTATCAATAGTTCAAATTCGCATTTCAGATCGGCAAAAGATTGGCCAACTTCTTCAGGCAATTGTTTAATCTCAACGATTAATGATTTGTCTCTTTTCATAATATTTTATTTAATGAATAATACCATCAGTTATCTGGCGCCGATAACTGTTTATTCTGGGCCCCTACATTGATCATGCATCTAAAATCGCTTTCCTATCCACATTTCGAGAAATTATTTCCCAATAGATTCAGCATGGGGGCCTCTGCCAAATAAACACAGCATAAAACAGTTGACCTATCCAAAAGCATAGGTTCAGCATGTAAAAAAGCCTATTCAGAAATATTTTGCAGAACCAAAATCTTATTTATTATTATAGGTGAATTTTTCTTGTAAAAAGCCACCCTATTATGAAAGAGTCTCTATTACATCTACATCAGCTATTGATGCCTTTTGGAGGGCTTACTACAGAAGAGTGGGCTTATTTGACCAATCGCTTACAAAAGGTTATATACCATAAAAACGAGCGTATCGTAAAATCGCAAGGCGACATCTATTTTGTTCACTCCGGTATCATCATGGAGCAAGAAGAGCAGGAGACCAATCGTATCGTTAAGTCCAATCAGCTTATATTCATACCGATTACACGTAATTATGCGCAATTATACACCCTCACCTTTTGCCAGTTGTTACTTTTAGACCGCAAAGATCTTTATCATATCCTGGCCCGATACCCTCATACCTTGGTCCTTTATGACCAATTATTACAAAAATCCAGCGAAGAGGACGCAGACCGCCTTCATCTCCTCAAACGGGACAAAAAATCGCGTATAACGATTTTCAAGGCAAACCACCGCGATGTATTGCCCTATATGGCCCGAAAAGATATCGCGAGCTACCTGTGCATCAGCGAAGAATACCTGAGGAAAAACTTTTAGTCCAACTAAAACCTGAATTATCCCAATTAAAACCTGCATTATCCCAACTATAACCCTTTCCACGGGGCCGAGGCTGCATTAACTTTGATATAGATAAAAACAAAAGATATGCATGCTTCACGATCGATACGATCAATTTGCTTCTAGGAAGCGGATTGGTCTCTACATAGAAAACTCCGATACTGATCCAGGAGGATAAATAAACGGATAAAAATCAATTACAATAAAACTAAAAAAATGAACAAATTAGTAAAAAAAATCATAGGCGCAACTAGTGTGTGCGCCTTGGTATTAGGAATGGTATTAGGTGCAAATGCCCTAGCGAAAAAAGGGGAAGTGAAAGTTGTAGAAAAAACTCTAGCCACTCCACAGTGGCATTTTAATGGGGCAACCAATCCCGCAAACAACGATCTAGCAGATCCGACTCAATATTCTCTAGGAAGTAGCTCCTCATGTGATGGTAAAAAAGCGACCATATGTAATCTTGAGGCTCCTGAAAATGGTAGCTCGGGTCAACCAGATCTCACAGCTATGGTTACGTTACCTGGTGCACCAAGCCAAACTATATCACAACGAATTAATGATGCCTTGACCACGGGAAATCCAAATGAAACGGTCAAATCATTCCGTTCAGAGTAAGAATAAACATCCTTAATAAGAAAAGCTCCAAAAATAACCAATTTGGAGCTTTTCCTTGAGTTCATATTTACATTATCAAGGATTTTGTACCATTCCCGTTATTTGAATTACATCCTGCGGGATCATAACTTCATATCTTAAATCATTTGGAGAAAGCATGTAAGTTTTTTCTTCCCCTTCTACTATTAATTTACGTACCAATAATTTTTTAAATCTTTCATCTTTATTTAATCTCTTGAGATCTGTATGCCTAAGTCCTCTAAAAACTAATTCCTTTCGTCTTTCTTGCAGAATATACGTCAATAAATCATCCTGATTCTCAACAGCTTTAGGCAACAAAAATTCCACAGAAAATCGCTTATCCAATAAATCTTTTAAGACTAACTTTGCTTGACCCAACTGATTCGAACGCGCTAAGCATTCCGCTTTTATTAAATATATTTCGTCCACTGCTAAACCACAAAAAAAACTCGAATTATAAAATCCTGCATAATTCCCTTTAAACCCTATAGATCCATCGGTTTTCTTATAATAAAAAACAGATTTTCTTAAGTCTAAATCATCATACATCATATACAGCATCGAGTCAACATTGGCACTTTCAGGATCCAAAATCCATAGGTCAGTATTATAGGCTAAAAATATAGTTTCACTATTCATTATCTCAAATGGCGTAGTGCTTTTCGAATCTACCTGCTTATAATCCATCAAATCTTTTTTAATTAAAAGGGTCTCATCTGCGTATGTTAATGCTTTATCATAATTTTCCATCGAAAGGTTAACTCGTGCTAACATAGCAAGTGCAGCTGTTTTAGAAGGTCTAGTTACAAATTCAACCTGCTTAGGAAGTAGAAGTAAAGCTTGCTCAAGATCCGTCAATATCTGCGAATAAGTATCGGATAAAGTAGAACGCACCGATTTTTCTTCAAAATTGGATGTTAACCTCAATGGCATTCCAAGATTACTATTATTGTGCACTGGATCATGTTTTCTGTAATCTGTACAATAAACCTGAGCCATTTGATAGTAGGCATATGCACGATAAAACAATGCCGAACCTTTGATATAATCGTAATTAATATCATCTTTTCTTTCTATTTTTTCTAACCTATCCAAAACTGTGTTTGAGTAGAAGATTGCTAAAAAAGGATTTTTCCAAAAAAAATTGGTATTTCTAGGCAGGAATTGTACATCCTTGTCCCATCTATACAATCCTTTTTCAAATTCAGTAAGACCGTTAAACACCGTAGAAGTCACATAAAAATCATCCGTGTTCATTTCAAGTAAGCCCGGACCAAGATTAGTATTTATTGTATAATTATTGTCTAACAATGCTTGTAAATCTTTCAAATAATTGGGTATGACGAAAGAACTTTCACTTTTTTCATCCAAAAATTTATTACAAGATGTCAAGGTCAACATATATATAAAACACAGAAACCCTATTACTTTAATATTTTTAAAAAGATACATAATTCTTAGTTTAAAGATTTACATTGATACCAAAAGAATAAATTCTACTTGGAGGTGTACTAAAATAGTCTGGATCCAAACCCTTTCTATTTGCGCGCCATAAGATTCCGACGTTATTAATCCCAGCATGGAATTGTAAAGGGAATTTTGGAAATATATACGTTAACCGAATATCCTGTAATCTAATTATATCTCCTTTCAGCACATTTGCTTCAGAATACTTATAGAAATTATCTCGATTACCATTTGCTGGATAAAGCATTGAAGGTACCTCGGTCCATAGCTCATCACCAGGGTTTTGCCACCTATCATAATAATCTCCATGCCCTGCCGATCCATTAAACAAACCTGCATATCCAATTGTTGATTTTCTAAAATAATGCCCAAATTTATAATTAATGGAAAAAGTAAACTGGAAACGTTTCCAGCCTACCATTCCCCTAAAGAAACCATAATGACTTGGTAAGGCCGATCCATAGTAATGCAGATTTTTCAATGAGTCATTCAGTATTTTTTGATAATCTTTAGATACTTCTCCCTTGTAATAACCTCGCGGATCTCCATTTTCAGGATCAAGACCTGCAAAACGATAAGCAAATAATGGATACAATTCTTTTTGCAAAATTGGATTTAAAATTTGTGGTCCACTTTCTGCATAATTCATCGTTGAATTGATAGTTCCTTTATAATACGTCACTACACTTTTTGTATAGGAAAAACCGAGTGTTGCATTCCATTGAAATGGACTTTGTCGCGGAGCGGAGATATCCAATTTAGTATCTATCCCTTTTCCACTGATCTTACCAATATTACGATAAGCATTTCCAAACCCTGTAGTCGGATCAATCTGATCCGGTGCGATCAAGTCAATTGATTTCTTATTATACCATTCAAAAGATCCTGATATACGTTTCTGAAGGATAGAAAAATCAATCCCGTTATTAAATGTCCTTACTTCCTCCCATTTCAAGTATGGGTTCGGCGGAACATTAATTAAACCATATTGGTAATTCGTATATTGTGCCGTTCCCGAATAAGTCATAATCGGATCCCGATTGGCACCACCGCCAATGTTTCCACTCGTGCCATATGTACTTCGAATCCTAAGATTGTTTAACCATAAAAAGTCTTTCATAAAGTCTTCCTTAGATAGGTTCCAAGCCAATCCAACGGACCACAAGGGATTCCATTTTTCATTTGTTACGGCTCCAAACATATTGCTTCCATCTTTGCGCATAGATCCAGTTAAAGTATACCTTTCCCTATAAGTATAAGCTGCGTTAGCAAATACAGACAGAAACCGCTGCACATTCTGTGAATTATTTCCATAAAACGGTATATAGTTATTGCCATAAAGATTATCGTAAGTAGCATAAGCATTAACGTAATCTACTTTCTGCATTGTCAAGACATCTTTATCTACGCCATAATTACGGTATGAGTTACCCACGTTTTTCCGATGGCTCAGCTCAGTACCTAGGATTATATTAAACTGGTGATCTTTATACCAAGTGGTGGTATAATCTAACTGACTACGAACTCTGTGGCTTATCAATGAACTAAAAGACCGATCTTGTATAGACCCTTTGGGTAATATGTATTTAACCTGACCGTCATCAGCTACCTCTAAAAACTGATTGATCAAATTCTTAGCAAAAAAACTAGACTCTTCATAAAAAGAAGTGTTTCGACCGCTCTGCCCTTCAACTCCATACACAAGTTGTACATTTAGGCCATCTAGCAGGCTGTACCGTGCTGTAAAATTAGCTCCGAAATGGTCTAAGTTATTTTTTGTCTGGCTCCTATTCAAATCAGCGTATGGGTCAAACGTCCAATCCATTATTCCTTTGCTCTTTATTTCATTTACATAATTTTGATTCAGCATATAGGGAACTATATTAGAGTCCCCGTTATTATCGAAAAGCTGCGTATAAGGATAATAGAAATAATTACTTATCCCTGCTGATGCGTTATCCATGCTCAAAGTATAGGATAAATCTGCATTTACTTGAAATCTATCAGTTATTTTGAAAAGATTGTTCTGTCTTAATGAAATTCTATCTGAATTCCTTTTTAATTCATTACCGATTTTTCTATCCCATCCTATAGACAAACTATGATCAGAGCGAGCATTTCCACCATTAATCCTTACATAATATTGCTGAAGAGTTGCCTGTTGATAAAATTTCTCCCTATCCTTTCGGAAGTCAAGACTTCTCCAAAGGTCTATTTTTCTATTTGCTTCATCTTCCTTCATTTCATCCAACTTAACCTTTTGCAGAAGATCCACTACGGGAGACAATACTCTTTTTCGCAAGGTCAATGGATTGGTGAAAAAATTATCAAAATGTCCTTTTTCAAAAAGGAAAAGTTCAAGGTCTATGAAATCATTCGAGCTTATTATAGGATCATAATACAGATCTTCCGGAGCTTGCAAAGTCCAATTGGAAGAAAAGTTGATCTTGGATTTATCGTTAGCTTTTTTCATTGTAATTACAATAACCCCATTACCAGCACGAGCCCCCCATATCGAAGTTGCCGCAGCATCCTTCAATAGGGTAACAGATGCTACATCGTTAGGATTAATCTGATCTATCGAACCCTCAAAAGGAAAATTATCTACAACAATTAATGGTTGAACATTCCCTGCAGAAAAAGAGTTTAGGCCACGAATGTTTAATTGCGCACTTTTCGTCCTATTATCAAACTGCAATCCCGTAGCCAAGCCCTCCAGTTGTCCCAATATCGTAGATGATACTCTTCTTTTCAGTAGATTTCCTCCCAATTGTTCAAAAGAACCCGTAGCTCTTTCTCTCGGTAACTTTTGAAAACCATCGTTATAGACAATAGCCTCTTCCAGTTGGATAGTTTCTATCTTGAGTATAATCGTTATGAAAGCTGTATCTATGATTTCTGCTGAGTATGTAAAATACCCTATTTTACTACTTTTGATCTCAATTGGTAACAGAGGAACTTGGATGTTAAAATGACCCGCAATATCTGTTTTACCTAGCACCACACCTTTACTTCCCTTAATCATCACCTCAGCTACTGGTTTGCCAACTTCATCTTGCACTTTTCCTTTCAAGAACTGCTGTGCTTGGACAACATAATTAATCATCAAGAATAAAAAAACAAATAAAAATCTCATCGTCTCTCTCCTTTCATTCTATCGAGCAAAACCCTGATTTGATTATCATTGACAAAATCAGAAGTAGAAATAGCACCTAGTCTACCAAAATCATCTATCCAAACATAAATTGGCACAGCTTGATGAGGAAATAATTGCTTTAGAAATCCATCAAGGACAATCGAGGGTATTTTTACGTTACCTTCCTCAAATACTCCAGCGACTTTTGACGTGTCAGTATCATAACTATTTACGAGTAGAAAACTCATGTTGTCGCCATAAACTTCTCTAAAATGATCCAATTTTGGAAAGTTAGCCATACACGATGTGCACCAGGTCGCCCAAAAATCCAATATCAAAGGTTTCCCCCTGTATTTCATTAGAGTTTCTTTCTTATAAGCTCCATTTTCAAGAATAGTAAACTCATGTGTCCAGAAATCATCCGGAACTCTAAAGCCCAACATAACTTGACTTTCGTGATCCTTTTCTTTGTCCCTTATTTCCCTTTCTTCTTTTAACTCCTGCCCCCTACTCTCGCCATAACAGATTACCATCAAAACCACCACTAACACTTTACTGACCAACAGAAACCCTTCTCCGCTGGGCTTAAATAGCTTCTGAATCTGTTTCCAGACGCTACTTATATATATTTTATATTTATTCATATGTGATATAATTTTATTTTTCATCTGTCATATGGAATATCCAAATGACATTCATTCGCATTTGTGAAGTCTGTGCTACATGGATATTTCATAATTTCTAATTTTTAGGCATAAAGCTCCCCTACCCTTAATTCAGTCCGAGGGTGACTCCTTCACAAAAGTCATTTTACCCTCGGCTGAAGGGGGATTTATAAACAGTAAAACTTTATCTTTTTTTAAACTTCTACAGCTAGTCTGTTCTTGACCGAGTCTGTGGTTACATTTAGTTTACTTTTCATGATCATCATCGGCTGTTCTTGCCAGATGAGTTCGACGGATGTTCCGTCTTTGGTCAATATCTGCCTGCTGTCTTTTACGATGGAAAGCTTCTCGACCCGCACTTCCAACTGAAAGTGCTCGTTCAGGTCGTTCAATATCCGCTGACGGTATTCCTCCCTTTCGGTATCGGCCGGTACGGTAAGCTCATAATCATACCGCTGTATTTCAGACGGCTTCGTACGAACACCGTTAGCCCTTGCTGGTATAAACACAGCCTTATCATCACCATGTACGATGATCTGCTCGGCAGGAAAGCTTAACGGCAAGCCTAACGCAAACAGGTAACATTCGTAAATAGCCATGTGAGCCAACGATATCCGGAGTACATCTTGGCCATCATCACGCACCACTGCCGTATAAGAACTGTCCCCTGCCTTCGATGGAGTCAGATACGAATAGTAGCGCTCCTTAGGCCGTGTATTTACGATACAAGTAGCATCACCCGAATACAACCTTTTGAGCGGATCTAGGGTTGGCAGCTTAAAATTCCGCATTGGTAAATCTGTTATCATAATTGGTTTTTTGATAATTGAAACACAATTTTCACTCAATAACGAAGACACTTCTTCCCCTGGGGATAGCGCATAGCTCTCCCTATTACAAGAATTTTGCATTATTTTAATTCGTTTACATTAGGCAAAGAAAAGGTATCCGGACTCTAGAAATCCACAACCCGTTTTCACGGCCTAACAGTTATAAAATAAGATGGGAAAAATGCAATTTTATGTCTTCATCACGTATTAATAATTGGTCTTCGCGATTGCATTTTATGATATTCGAAAAAAACCGATTCGATTATATATAGATAAACTATACATAGATAAAGCGAAATCATTGTTTTGCAAAAATTATTCATTACTTTTAAAGTGCGAAAGTAAAAGAAACAAAAAATCAAATGCTTATGACAAGATAATGCTAACACGAATCGGTAAAACCTGCAAGGGTAAGACTATCAAAATGGCTATAAATTTATTGCCTTCTTTCATCGTCCTACATCGGTAGATGGGCCCTTTTGGTTTTTTAATGTATACAAGTTATTCCGGTTGTCGGATCTTGTTTTTATTCAACGCATTAATAGCGCTATGCACAGCACGATCCTGGATCAGCTGAAACATGGGTGGATTTTTGGACTTTTTTCTTTTCATCATTTATTTGGTTACACAATTTGGTTAATGAAAATAAGTCTCGTGCGGAAGGTAGTGAAGGTTCTATATAAAAAGGAAGCCTCACCACTATCTACTGTAAATATAGCACGACCAAGCGCTTTGAACACAGTTTCAAGCAGGGAGGCTTCCCCTTCTAATTGTAAAAGTACAAAAAGTATGGGGGTTAGCAAACCCTACCGTCCCGTGTTCGTAAATTTTGGTCGTTTCTATTTACGAGACTCCAATCAGAATAACTGATTGTTAGACAAATATAATAATATAA
It includes:
- a CDS encoding Crp/Fnr family transcriptional regulator, coding for MKESLLHLHQLLMPFGGLTTEEWAYLTNRLQKVIYHKNERIVKSQGDIYFVHSGIIMEQEEQETNRIVKSNQLIFIPITRNYAQLYTLTFCQLLLLDRKDLYHILARYPHTLVLYDQLLQKSSEEDADRLHLLKRDKKSRITIFKANHRDVLPYMARKDIASYLCISEEYLRKNF
- a CDS encoding RagB/SusD family nutrient uptake outer membrane protein codes for the protein MKDLQALLDNNYTINTNLGPGLLEMNTDDFYVTSTVFNGLTEFEKGLYRWDKDVQFLPRNTNFFWKNPFLAIFYSNTVLDRLEKIERKDDINYDYIKGSALFYRAYAYYQMAQVYCTDYRKHDPVHNNSNLGMPLRLTSNFEEKSVRSTLSDTYSQILTDLEQALLLLPKQVEFVTRPSKTAALAMLARVNLSMENYDKALTYADETLLIKKDLMDYKQVDSKSTTPFEIMNSETIFLAYNTDLWILDPESANVDSMLYMMYDDLDLRKSVFYYKKTDGSIGFKGNYAGFYNSSFFCGLAVDEIYLIKAECLARSNQLGQAKLVLKDLLDKRFSVEFLLPKAVENQDDLLTYILQERRKELVFRGLRHTDLKRLNKDERFKKLLVRKLIVEGEEKTYMLSPNDLRYEVMIPQDVIQITGMVQNP
- a CDS encoding SusC/RagA family TonB-linked outer membrane protein, with amino-acid sequence MRFLFVFLFLMINYVVQAQQFLKGKVQDEVGKPVAEVMIKGSKGVVLGKTDIAGHFNIQVPLLPIEIKSSKIGYFTYSAEIIDTAFITIILKIETIQLEEAIVYNDGFQKLPRERATGSFEQLGGNLLKRRVSSTILGQLEGLATGLQFDNRTKSAQLNIRGLNSFSAGNVQPLIVVDNFPFEGSIDQINPNDVASVTLLKDAAATSIWGARAGNGVIVITMKKANDKSKINFSSNWTLQAPEDLYYDPIISSNDFIDLELFLFEKGHFDNFFTNPLTLRKRVLSPVVDLLQKVKLDEMKEDEANRKIDLWRSLDFRKDREKFYQQATLQQYYVRINGGNARSDHSLSIGWDRKIGNELKRNSDRISLRQNNLFKITDRFQVNADLSYTLSMDNASAGISNYFYYPYTQLFDNNGDSNIVPYMLNQNYVNEIKSKGIMDWTFDPYADLNRSQTKNNLDHFGANFTARYSLLDGLNVQLVYGVEGQSGRNTSFYEESSFFAKNLINQFLEVADDGQVKYILPKGSIQDRSFSSLISHRVRSQLDYTTTWYKDHQFNIILGTELSHRKNVGNSYRNYGVDKDVLTMQKVDYVNAYATYDNLYGNNYIPFYGNNSQNVQRFLSVFANAAYTYRERYTLTGSMRKDGSNMFGAVTNEKWNPLWSVGLAWNLSKEDFMKDFLWLNNLRIRSTYGTSGNIGGGANRDPIMTYSGTAQYTNYQYGLINVPPNPYLKWEEVRTFNNGIDFSILQKRISGSFEWYNKKSIDLIAPDQIDPTTGFGNAYRNIGKISGKGIDTKLDISAPRQSPFQWNATLGFSYTKSVVTYYKGTINSTMNYAESGPQILNPILQKELYPLFAYRFAGLDPENGDPRGYYKGEVSKDYQKILNDSLKNLHYYGSALPSHYGFFRGMVGWKRFQFTFSINYKFGHYFRKSTIGYAGLFNGSAGHGDYYDRWQNPGDELWTEVPSMLYPANGNRDNFYKYSEANVLKGDIIRLQDIRLTYIFPKFPLQFHAGINNVGILWRANRKGLDPDYFSTPPSRIYSFGINVNL
- a CDS encoding TlpA family protein disulfide reductase, with protein sequence MNKYKIYISSVWKQIQKLFKPSGEGFLLVSKVLVVVLMVICYGESRGQELKEEREIRDKEKDHESQVMLGFRVPDDFWTHEFTILENGAYKKETLMKYRGKPLILDFWATWCTSCMANFPKLDHFREVYGDNMSFLLVNSYDTDTSKVAGVFEEGNVKIPSIVLDGFLKQLFPHQAVPIYVWIDDFGRLGAISTSDFVNDNQIRVLLDRMKGERR